TTCGTATTGGGTACTACTTAATTATAAGTTCAAAAAATTTTGGTCTAGAAAATTAGTAATAAAAATTGTATTAAGTTCCGTAAGGAAATCGGTTTCCTAAGATTACAGACTGAATTATCATTATTACTCCATCTGTCCTCTATATGAAGGAggagttttaaattttttgtacTCCATTATTTATTGTATATGGATAATCGTGTTGGGAGTGAGACGAAGACTAAACAGGAAAGTAGATAAATTTTTAGAAGATCAAGATAAGTTTCTTATTCTAAAAGATTTTGTAAAATCCGTCTTTGTATTAGCGACGGGGAGAGTATTGCTTATTGTTTTCGTATTATTAGTCAGATTCCAAAAATAGTACAACTAAGTTAAACTTGGATTTTTGAGATCCATATGACTTAGGTgaaacttggatagtatttaaTTGTAGACCAATAAAGTTGACTACATTAATTACACATTATCCTATATTTTTAAATCCAACTTTATCTATACAACACACTATTGTTTATCACTATAACCTGTCATTTCTTCTCATATTCCTCTTTGTTTGAGCAGCTGAATGAGATGAATCCATATTACTATGGCTATAGAGTAAATGCATGAATCTACCCTTCATATATCTAGTATCACAcccttttttttaatcaaaaaaagATTACCTAATTTCAAAATCACCTaattctttataggtttttataaGTGAGAATCTTGTAGTTGCAATTGAAGATAGTAATTTTACATTATATTGAATTCAATTACCATATTTTTAAATCAACATTATCTGATATcttaaattttgttttgatatgtaatCTTGTTTATCTGTGTACTTATTTATGTAACTTTTACTTTTGTAGTGTCTGAGGTGTTACCAATTCTGCTTTCACTCTAGGGTTGTTGGCGTTATATATATAATTGTGTTACCTTAACCATGCAACTACTACTAACCGTGCGACTTCTACCTTCGTCATTACCGAGGTAAGCAGTTGTTTCAAAGGAAAACAACTTAGTGAACATCATCTGTGTAAAACTAAGTACCGATGAGGCAGAGGTGTGTTTACTTTAGTTAGATCATTGATTGACCTTAGAAAGGTACAAACTTGGATACCTGTTTTAGGGAAATCATTAGAGATAGAAATTATAAATTTGTAGTTTATAACAATGTAAAGCATTGATGCGCTTATATCTGTGCCTAACTACTCCAACTCGGAAATTAAAGAATGGATATACTTATCAAATCTTCGGTCTCTAAGTTACATGTCTCTAACTTATATCGCAGATATAAAGTTGTATTCCTTCTAACTATATTGAGTCCACGGGCTTATATTTTAAGTTTTAGGATGAGAATCTTATATATTGAATTGAAAATAGTGATCCGGCGAAATTCACTAAGGAATCACATTAACCGAAAATTAGTGTTATACGATCTTGACTTTTACTAATGTATATGTAATGTGCTAGTTGGACATCCTAGACAAATATGGGTTATATGAAATGATATTTGTGTTGTTAGCTTTGTATCCCCTGCGGACAATCAGCTCATTCACATTGTTGCGACGATGGATATCCACCTTCATTCATACTTGTAATCTAGGTATGTTTCTTTAGATATACTATGTTGCATTTTCCATCCTTCATGCACGTGGATTCTACACCATATGTATCATGTACCTTGCATTTCCCAAAAATTTCAAGTGAAACTGGATTGGTTTTTTCATCCGGGAATTCGCTGACACAAATTTATCAACTTATTCAACTGTCTTAATTTTTTCAGGATCATCCAAGAATATAAGAGCATGCATATGAGGTAAAACATGTTTATGAAATTCAATTGTGAATACATGAGTAACTATTTTTACGAACACAATCCCTATGTTTATTTCTTTTATCAATGCAGCTCTTTTCTATTCAAAAACACGGGCTATGAGATTAGCACAATCCGAAGCATATCGTATGAATTTTCTCGCCATTTATCTTGATTTTTCTTAAGATAATACGTACATTTATGTCCAGTTAATGCCAAGCACCCACCAAATTCTTGAAACAATTCTTTTGCTCTTAGGAGGGTAAAATACTCTCTTGGAAGCTTAAAAAGACGAAAAGTGTGGAATTTTTTTAGAGTTAACCTTTTCATAATATGTTTTACTGTTTCCAGATCCAGTTGTTTCATATCAGGATGACAACTCATCTCGCCGTATAGAAAGAGTAAAACGTAACGCATGGGAAAGTATGTTAAGTGACATTCTGAAATACATTCAAATCCATTTTTCCCCTTCATGTGAAGTATTATGTCCCTGAGTTAGGTTTTTGAGAACCATCTCCAGGTAGTATAAGTGAAACTTCGTCATCCGTTGACAGGTTATGACGACTTTCATTTGTAGTTCTATTTTAATGCATCATGACTTTGACATTTTATTCAGCGGGATTGACATTTCTCAAAATCTCTCGTGCCTAAGAATATTTAGTGAAAAACACATTATGTTTTGAGGTAATTTTCTGAATTTTTCCAAGAACGTCTTTACTTAGTTAGGTATTCCGTTTTGCACGAACATCCGAGGATTCATTAGCATCATAGACATAAAGATGTTGATAGATTGGGTCTTTACCCTCAGCGGATGTTATAACATTCCAGTGTCGTGCCGGGATTCCCATGGATTACAATGGATTTAGTTCCATTACACTTCACAACTCTCTTATCCAGTATGCAACAAAAacaagtaaaagaattgaagcaTTGTACTCTCAGATGCGATCTATAAAAAACCTTGACTTGGCTCCGTCACCGTAAAATAAATACATTAGTTCTCGGGAAGGCTCTCGCGGCGCATGGAGTATCACTTTTCCTTTGCGATATTTTGAAAAGGTTAGATCCTTCTTGGTTGATTCGGACGTCGTCTCGTTGATCCAACACAGTGCTTCACCTACTGGACATTCAATATCCATTTTAGCAAGATAATGACGAACATAGTCTCGCTTGAACAGAAAAAGTTCCTAACTGAGTCACAAAAAAAAGTTGTTTTAGAACGATGgtccaaagaaagtcattcaATATCCAATGTTTAAAATACAACCTTTCTTCGtacaaacaaatttgtatcatatGAATCTTTCTAGCTAAAATCATTGAATGATGATAAAATATGTTGAGTATGTTACACAGTTGATATATTCATACATAACTAGCTAATCAGAATATAATATTACATGCTAATATGTAAGGATTCACAAGCTCATCAACGATAtttgactagtcaagagacgatttagctgTCTATGACTCGATTAATCAAATATGAACCTTAATTAACAGAAATTAATCTAATCTTAATCTAGATACAAATTATTACCTTTGGATAGATTTCGAAAATTTATGCGAGTTAGACTACAACAACTCGTTATTTGGATATAGGGCGAAGAAGAAATGAGACTCGGAAGATGGGGTAGAAGTTAGTCAACCCTCCGTTGACCAAATACGTTGACTGTTTGACTTAGTTTCATTAGATTTTTCACTAACTAGTGTGGCTATCCCTTATCCAATTCGTATAGGTTCACGTCTTTATATAAATTATCAATGTATCAAGAATGTAAGAATACATTATATAgggattaaattaattataggcTTTCATAATTATCTTCTACCTTGGTAAAGTTGGTGCTGTTGGTATAATGGAAGGTGGTGTCGATGGATGGGAAAATGTTAGAGGTGAGTCAGTAGTGTGAGTAAGGAATAGAAGTATAAGAAGTTACCGAACAAACTataggaaagaaagaaagagactaGTTGTTGTAGGAATTCAATGGTGAACAAACTATAGAAGTAGTAATAAGAGATTAGTTGTTGTAGGAATTCAATAGTGAACTGTGAAAATAGAAAGAAGAGATTAGAAGAAGAAGTATCTCTGATGTACGTATggtgataatcaaatgaatgatGGAACATCCTTTTAGTTGCCCAGGTAAACTCTGTACTAGATTCTCTCACATGTAATGATAACATGGGTAGTTGTTAAACATAGAAATAGAGTAGGATTAATCATATTCTTCATGTTatttatgtttatggttttatgTATGGTGTTGTTTCACTTGCCAATATATATAGGACTTTATATGTATCTTCAAGACATACTTTGACATATCCATATAAACATGAATTATAGTACGCCGGATGAAGATTCTGCACacacaaagtttgtaatttttttttttttgaaatgggtGAGTTACGGAGTTTAGAAAATGGTACGTCGAAACTGTAATTCAATGTAAACAGTCCCGAGTAGTAATATGTAGAGGTCACAGATGCACTGCATCTCGAGTTGTAATGGAAAATCTAAAATGgatgaaaataaaaggaaaatctTAACCATTACAACCTACCTTTGTACGTTTTCACTATATTTTAAGTAAAAAAGTCTTTCCCAGACATTTGAACCCTGTGTTTACGGATATGATTGTTTTGAATTAACCGTTGAGCATTCGTGGGCTTGTCATGACAAGGGTCGACCGTTCAATTCAGCGAACGAAATGAAACAAAGACGCAATAGATTTTTGGCGTAAATAACTCCACAAAATTATCCCAAGCAGCAAGATATTAAGAAAATTTTGTAAAGTGTAGAATAAActatttttatttcattcatgAACCTAAATTGTAATTAGATTATGTTGTCTCGACCGATCATGCACCAAAATTGCATTCCTCTTCCTTAAAAAAGAGGGCCTCGTCAGCAAGATCGTACATAATCCTTTTGTTAGACTGTTGCATAGCTCCTAAAACAACGTGATAGGACGCATCATCTTCCTCCAAGCCAACGATACCAAGACATAGCAAGTTGTGATCTTCGAAATAGGAAAAAATACCAGACTCTTTTAGAATAACAAAATCGGCGTCCTGGAAATGAAATGTCATTGTCGGATAGTCATTGAAATCTGCCGGTATAACCCAACAAGTATCTAAAAGAGCGTGAGGAGCAGCAGCAATAGGATCAATACCAAGTTGATGGAAATAGTCCACGAACAATTGTCTAACTCTTTCATAATGAGGCATAACCATAGTGGTGAATGGAGCCGCTGAATCGATGATAGTCCCACCAGTTCCATCCTTCCTAATCTCGAAAGCATGTTTGTTAAACTCTGCACTTACTGCATCTAAACTAATATCCAGGAGAGTCAAGTGGTAAGGCGTCCTGAAGTTAGCATCTTCAATGAATGGAGTTCTGCGTACTTCAGGTCCTCCACCAATTATTGTGTCTGCACCGAATCTTAAATACGTGTGCGACGCATCAGCACCCGGAAGATCGTACGACTCCAAGCAGTATTCAAACTTATTATCTAACTGAAGTACCAAAGAAAAATCAGTAGTTCCTCGTCCTAAACCGAGATACCCTGCTATAGGAGCATTATAAGGTATTGGCCCATCCCACGGCTCACCACCCTCACGCTCAGGAACATCAAGTACTTGTCCGAAACCCGTTTGGTCAAGGCCACAACCCATGATTATACCTTCATGACTTTCAAGGGTATGCGCAACTTCATTTGAGTTTATAGTGAATGTTTCACGAGCAAGCTCACCAGATGATTGTGCTCCGGACATGTATCCTTGTCGGTACAAACAAAAGTTGTCCTCGTCGCAAAGATCACCGACACAGTACTCCGGTTTCTCGTCACAAGTCATAGGATGATATGAAGTCGAACCTTGCTGATCATAAAATTCCGCATCTTGATAGAAATAATGATTGCCAACACGACACTGAGTCCATATAATATCGCTACTGGTATcgataattaaataaaaattccGGAAAGTTTGTGCTTGACCATTGAAAGTACCTATACCTACCTCACCAATGTAAAAGCCTGTCTCCCTCACCATTGCAACAGTTGGGCGTACAATATCAGGATTCATCGAGATGCTTTTATTATAAGCAGCAGCTCTTGCCGATCCAAGGTGACGTACTCGAGCTTTGGATTGTTCGACGAGTCCTCGAAACCGTTCTGCTTGTGTTAAATTAGCATACCTTTGATGTAGAGGTGATTCCTTAGAGTCGCTGCGAATCATCTTCATACTAAACCCTCTTGGTTTAGCTGCAATGGACAAGTTTAGGAGAAATGAAATACAAACAACAGTTATTACGAAAACGATGGAAGATGCATCATATTTTCGactcatttttgtttttgtttattttgacTGAACAGAAATTCTGAGAAATTTTGAGTTGGGAATTAAAATGAATTCATATTGCTATTTGTAATAAATTTCTCAAAACCTAGCTTTAAATGTAAATTTATTCTGTATATACACTATATGGCAATTTTAATAAACAGATGAACGCATATCTTCCATTTATATGAGAAGAGATCTTTGCATATGTATAACATGTTTGATTTTGGGAATAAACACACAGTATTAATTAGTAGTAATATATTTCCGTTTCCGTATTATGAGAAGAATAAACTAATCGTAtctttgtttaaattctttcttggaatatatttttatttataaaacacGATTTAAAAAATATACAGAATGAATGCATATCTTCCATTTATATGAAACGAGATCTTTTGCAGATATGTTACATAattgattttgtaaataaatacacaGTATTAAATCAATACttctttatataaaggagaatcttTAGGCTGATGTGTCAATTCCACACTCAATTTCAAGAATTCTGAATTATTATGGCTCCACGTAAGCGTACAGTCAGCACCACATAATCTATTTTCAAGAGACACTTCTTTTAGCCAACAATTGTGTGTTTACGAGAAAACAGTTTTCATGCAACGGGTATCTGAAAAGATATATCTTTCGGTTTAATGTTTCATTCCCTTTGGATATGAAAAGACATAACAACGAAACAATTGGGACAAGTAATTTTGGAATCGCTGCAATTTTTCACGAGGCTTGCGTTTTCTTCCCTCTGAATGGTTTTTTGGTTGCTGATACAAATTAGAGGACACCAAAGTAAGAGGTCGAAGAACAACCCGCTGCTCTAGAGTTGAAGAACAAAAAGGAAAAGATCTATACAAGTTTGTAAAGGtaaatttttttgttaatttgatCTGAACTTTTCTTCCCAATATTGCACAACCACGATTCATGTTCTTCTTATAATTTTGGTTACCAAAATGGTTGAGGCTCACAACTTTCTCTTTTTTCGGGGTTACTTTGGGATTGATAAACAAATACACAAAAATTGGATTTGCATCAATTAGGAAATTGTTGGGCAACAATAACATGATGTGATTGTAAAATGGCACTATGGCAGGAGGTTTTCTTTGATTCTATTCGCTGCTTCCAACATTAGACTCAGTCTGATGGGGTTACATTAGATGATGTGATTTTAAATGGCATTATGGCATGATATTTTCTTTGATCCTCCCTACTTATCATAGTTTCCTTTAATTGTTTAGTCTGCCTTGAAGGATTGAACAAAGTGATTTTATTGTTTAGTTAGCCCattcttttgtttgtttgttgcttGCAATTTTGTTCAGTTGCGTCTAAAAATCAAGAAGTTGCATAAACAGTTAAGACAGTTAAGAAATCTAAGTATTGGTTATATGTGCAGGCTTTGGATTGGTTATATGTGTAGGGTTTGGATTGATCGAGTAAAAAAGATTTTTGGTTCTCTTTGATCTGATCCGAGTCATCCGACGGAGCACGGGTAAAGTGACTACTGCACTATAAAGTAACGCTTTACAGAATTCTGAATCTTTACATCGTTTGATGAGTCGTGATTTGTAAGAGCATATTGTTTACATTGTTAAATTATATGTTCTGGGGATAAACATAAGCAAAATCACCAATCATGCACATCTGGTGGCCAGCAGAATATATAAGAAGATGTGTCTGATATCCAATGTCTATCCAACATTAACATTTTTTGTTGGAGAATATTAAGGACATTGATGGAGAATATCAAGGATATGGACAAGATATCGTCTATCTTAATTAGTGATAATACTATTTCCATATATTTGTTTACCATTAGGAGAACTTCTTTTTAGGTTCTAGATTACCCAAGTTAGCGTTCTCTGTAATGGAGAGTTGGTACATATCTGTAATTATAAATATCCTATATTGTAATTCACAATAAAACACTGCAATACAATTATCTCTTCTTCTTAGTTTCTCTTCATCTCTATTTCTTCATGGTATCTCGGCAGGACTCGATCCTGTTTCGtgagttttttgtttctttgtttattttttggTTGAAAACTTCAACCAAAAATGTCTCAGAGTGAAGCTAACATTAATGGGAGATTGTCATCGGTATTGCTTAACGGGAAAAATTGTGTTCTTTGGTCGCGTATAGTGACTTTGGCTCTTGGTGGAAAGAAGAAATTGGGTTTTATTAATGGAAAAACAATTTGTCCTCCATCTAAAGAAGAACCGAAATATGAAGACTGGATTTCTGATGATCAAACAGTTAGAACCAAAATATGAAGACTGGAAAGAAGAAATTGACTACCATATAGCTGGGCTATATGGTAGTCAAAACAATGCAGCTCGCATATTCGAGTTGAAGCGTGAAATCGCTATGGAAAATCAAGATGAAAAATCTTTTACCGAACACCTTGGGAATCTGTAAAGGATGTGGGATGAACTTGATATGTATCGTCCACATACCACTGATGCAAAAGTTCTTTTAAAAATGGctgaagaagataaaaaaatttcattgcTCAATAGCTCGAAACCAGATTATGAGAATCTCAAAAGTAACGTGCTTCTGAATGCCGATACTCCAACATTATCAAGTATTTGTGCTATGATTCAAAGAGAAGAAACTCGcaagaaatcaatgagttttgACTCCAAAAATGTTTTTGAGAAAGGAGAAACAAGTGCTCTTCTtgtggagaaagaagacaagcgACGGTTTTCGGTGCGGACAGAGGTAAGCAagtttataaaaacaaaaaagagaatTTCCATTGTGATCATTGCAAGAAAACTGGGCATACCGTAGATCGTTGTTGGATTCTACATCCACatctcaaaaataatttcaataaaaatagaaaagatcATGTCGCAGTAGCCGATGGTTCTTTCTCGATAAATGATTTGGCGAAACTTCCACTACAACAAATGAGTAAGTCTGCTCCTTCTGATTcttcttcaacccatgcttcaggTAACTTTCATGCTTATCTTATTTCATTATCTAAAGTGATTAATTCTTGGATAATTGATTCAGGAGCCACTGATCACATGGCTAATAACACAACAGATGTATATGATTTCAATCCTAATACTGGGAAACATGATGTTTCTGTAGCTAACGGTGCTACTGTGTTGGTGCTAGGGAGTGGAAAAATTAATTTCTTTCCAGAAAATTCTGCTTCTAAGGTTCTAGTTGTGCCGTCTTTTCCGGTTCAATTGTTATCCATCGGAAAAATTACATGATATTTAAATTGTGATGTTATTTTCTCACCAACTTCCGTGGTATTTCAGGATTGAAAAACGAAGAAGACGATTGGTGAAGGAATATATTCTAACGGACTTTACTTATTCAATCCTACTAATAAAGCATGCCATACAAAAAATTTGGTTGAGATCCATATTATGCATAGACACCTTGGGCATCCATGAACTCGTGTTTTAACTAAGCTTTTTCCTTCTATTTATTTAGAGGCTGGTGTATGTGATGTTTGTAAATTTTCTAAGCAAACCAGATTGCCATTTAATAATTCGTTATCTGTGTCTGCTAAATCTTTCGAACTTATTCACTCTGATTTATGGTCTTCACCTATTGAATCGTACGATGGTAATAAGTATTTTGTTATATTTGTTAATGATTATTCTCGTAGTACTTGGATATATCTACTAAAATCAAAAGCTGATGTTTTTTCAACTTTCAAAGTTTTTCATAGCATGTTGACGAACCAGTTTGGTgcaaagataaaaaaatttcgaagtgataatggaactgaatATTGTAAGGGTCTCTTGCCTAAATATCTTAGTGACCATGGCATTATACAACAAACAAGTTGTGTAGGTACACCACAAAAAAATGGTGTGGTCGAAAGGAAAAATCGACATATTTTAGAAACAACTCGAGCTATAATGTTTCAAATGAATGTTCCTAAAACGTATTGGTCTCATGGGGTCTTAGCAACGACATATCTAATTAATCGACTTCCTACTAGAGTTTTGGATTTTAAGTCTCCATTAGAAGTTTTAAAAAATCGAAAGATTGATTTGTCGCATTTAAGGGTATTTGGATGTGTTTGTTATGTTCATTTGCAGGCAACTCAAAGAGATAAATTGAATGCGTGTTCCGTGAAATGTGTATTTCTTGGGTATTCTTCAACAAAGAAAGGATATGTCTGTTACAATGTGGCGGCTCGCAAAATtattatctcaagagatgttcgGTTCGATGAAGCTGCTCCTTATTTCCCGCTTAAAGAGGATCATGGGAATCCATCCCAGGGGGAGTCCTCGAGAGATTTAATACCACTTGTACCCATGACAACTAAAGATTCACCAAGTACGGAGACATGTGTTCCTATAGAAGATTCAGAAACAATTATGTATAGTGAACATGAGGAAATCACTCCAACATGTGAAGACAATTCTACTGATCAAGCTATAGCACCAATTAATAGTGAAGCTCCACCGTGTGCAAACCCAAATATCACTCAAACTGTGTCATCAGCAACAAACGTGCCAGGAATTTTGACTCCACCAACATGTGTGGACAGTAATAAAACTATTCGTGCTACAGAGTCGTTCCTAAGAAAATCAAGCAGAGAAATCAAGGCTCCAGAAAAATTAAAGGATTTTTATACATATCATGCTACAACATATCCTATTCAAGAGTGTTTTACAtatgataatgtttctcaaccttattTAACTTTTATTACTGCCTTGTCAGGGGAGGAAGAGCCAAATAACGTCACGGAAGTAAATAAAATTCCTCTTTGGAGGACGGCGACGAAAAAAGAACTACGAGCTCTTGGCGAGAATGAAACTTGGGATATCGTTCAGCTGCCGCCTGGTAAATAGGCTGTTGGTTGCTGTTGGATATACAAAATAAAGTACAACAGTGATGGTACCATTGAGCGGCATAAGACGATAGTTATCGCTAGAAGATTTACACAAACGTACGGTGAAGACTATAAGGAGACATTTGCTCCGGTTGCCAAAATGAATACATTTAGAGTTCTGATCTCTTTAGCAGTAAACCAAAACTGGAAACTTattcaaatggatgtaaaaaatGTGTTTCTATATGGAGAccttgaagaagaagtttatatgaGTATTCCACCTGGCCATCCAGAAGAAGGCAAAGTGGGAGCTGCGTGTAAACTTAAGAAGGAGATATATGGACTAAAGCAATCGCCAAGAGATTGGTATGCAAAGCTCAGTTCCGTTCTCAATGAAAATGGTTTTAAAGAAAGTTCCGCGGATCCAACATTATTTGTTAAAAGAGGTACGTCAGGTACAACTATTGTCTTAGTTTATGTAGACGATATAGTGATAACTGGTGACGATTATGTTGGTATTGAAAAACTAAAGTCTCTCTTGCACAATAAGTTTGCTATCAAGGATTTGGGAACTTTGAAGTATTTTCTCAGCATAGAAATTGCTCGCCAAAGAAAGGTATTTttctaaatcaaagaaaatatgcaTTGGATTTATTGAAAGAAACAGGAAATTTGGGTGTAAAACCATCAACAACACCTATTGATAGCCAAGCAAAGCTGGATGAAGATGGTGAGTTACTTTCTGATAGTGGTCAATTTAAAAGTTTAGTGGGTAAACTTATATATCTCACTATTACAAGACCGGATATCTCTTATGTTGTTAACGTTGTAAGTAGATTAATGCATGCGCCTACAGTAAATCATATGCATGTAGTTAACCGAGTTTTGCAATACTTGAAAGGCTCTCCAGGAAGAGGCATATGGATGCGTAAAAGTGGATAACGTTCCATCTCTGGTAATTCTTCTATATCTATTTCCGCTTATACGGATGCAGATTGGGATGAATGTTCGGTGGATCGGAAGTCTACTACTGGATATTGTACGTTTGTTGGCGGAAATTTGGTAACATGGAGGAGCAAGAAACAGAATGTTGTCGCACGGTCTAGTGCTGAAGCTGAATACCGAGCTATGGTGTTAACGACATGTGAAATTATTTGGCTTCGAGCTTTGTTGCGTGATTTGGGTTTTGCTTCGCCTCATCCAACCAAATTGTTTTGTGACAATCAAGCTGCTATGCATATCGCCTCTAATCCCATCTTTCATGAGCGAACAAAACATATTGAAGTAGACTGCCACTTTGTTAGAGAAAAATTGAAGAATAACGTTATTCGTACCCCATTTGTTCCGAGTGCTCAACAATTAGCTGATATTTTCACGAAAGGACTTTCCGCTGCCAGATTTGAGGAGATACTAGGCAAGTTGGTCAATTGATATTTACGCACCAACTTGAGTGGGAGTGTTGGAGAATATTAAGGACATTGATGGAGAATATCAAGGATATTGACAAGAT
This genomic interval from Papaver somniferum cultivar HN1 unplaced genomic scaffold, ASM357369v1 unplaced-scaffold_107, whole genome shotgun sequence contains the following:
- the LOC113327944 gene encoding aspartic proteinase nepenthesin-1-like — translated: MSRKYDASSIVFVITVVCISFLLNLSIAAKPRGFSMKMIRSDSKESPLHQRYANLTQAERFRGLVEQSKARVRHLGSARAAAYNKSISMNPDIVRPTVAMVRETGFYIGEVGIGTFNGQAQTFRNFYLIIDTSSDIIWTQCRVGNHYFYQDAEFYDQQGSTSYHPMTCDEKPEYCVGDLCDEDNFCLYRQGYMSGAQSSGELARETFTINSNEVAHTLESHEGIIMGCGLDQTGFGQVLDVPEREGGEPWDGPIPYNAPIAGYLGLGRGTTDFSLVLQLDNKFEYCLESYDLPGADASHTYLRFGADTIIGGGPEVRRTPFIEDANFRTPYHLTLLDISLDAVSAEFNKHAFEIRKDGTGGTIIDSAAPFTTMVMPHYERVRQLFVDYFHQLGIDPIAAAPHALLDTCWVIPADFNDYPTMTFHFQDADFVILKESGIFSYFEDHNLLCLGIVGLEEDDASYHVVLGAMQQSNKRIMYDLADEALFFKEEECNFGA